A section of the Pseudomonas prosekii genome encodes:
- a CDS encoding tetratricopeptide repeat protein, which translates to MRYLKSSSTLFLVLCVFFCSARAQAELSQDQLAAKTRGIELYNQYKAISAKPKLKIAADAGDPEAQYYLGEAIRTNDKYMTAEAVSSYEAAALQGDIYSMIRLAGEKNDLCVVMKNCPKTRKEPGEWGKMASDTASARAAEGSAEAMYLKYRVTGDDKWLEKSAENGYVFSQYFLGIMYRQGHGHFLLPSRRAEAIEGLMKASAEGGYPKAMLEYGAILAEKNDYQGFRYWNKKAAEAGYAVAVFGYGSYLGEEKSEFGFTYDPINSYALLSVLLELDGGGGMVDLVNFKLPELSAKMTAEQISQATELAKEWADTHPPLSFFPDKL; encoded by the coding sequence TTGCGATACTTAAAATCTTCATCTACGCTTTTCCTTGTACTGTGCGTATTTTTTTGTTCCGCACGAGCGCAGGCCGAATTATCGCAAGATCAGCTCGCCGCCAAAACGCGAGGGATCGAACTTTATAATCAATACAAAGCGATTTCCGCGAAACCTAAACTTAAAATTGCAGCTGATGCGGGTGATCCAGAGGCACAATACTATCTAGGCGAAGCTATTCGTACAAACGATAAATATATGACTGCTGAAGCAGTGAGCTCATACGAAGCAGCGGCTCTGCAAGGCGATATCTACTCAATGATCCGGCTCGCCGGAGAGAAAAATGATCTCTGCGTAGTAATGAAAAATTGCCCAAAGACTCGGAAAGAGCCTGGCGAGTGGGGAAAAATGGCGTCGGATACCGCTAGCGCCCGCGCTGCGGAAGGAAGCGCCGAGGCTATGTACTTAAAGTACCGAGTTACCGGCGATGATAAATGGTTAGAAAAATCTGCGGAGAATGGTTATGTTTTTTCGCAATATTTTCTAGGAATAATGTATCGCCAAGGGCATGGTCACTTTTTATTGCCATCTCGCAGAGCTGAGGCTATTGAAGGCTTAATGAAAGCGTCTGCAGAAGGCGGCTATCCTAAAGCAATGCTTGAATACGGCGCAATTCTGGCAGAGAAAAACGATTACCAAGGGTTTAGGTATTGGAATAAAAAAGCGGCAGAAGCAGGATATGCGGTAGCAGTATTTGGCTATGGCTCTTACTTAGGTGAAGAAAAATCAGAATTCGGTTTTACCTACGACCCAATCAACTCGTACGCGTTACTCTCTGTACTACTAGAGTTAGATGGTGGTGGAGGGATGGTAGATTTAGTGAATTTTAAGCTGCCTGAACTCTCTGCAAAAATGACGGCCGAACAAATTTCACAAGCGACAGAGCTTGCAAAAGAATGGGCAGATACTCACCCGCCGCTCTCTTTTTTCCCAGATAAGCTGTGA
- a CDS encoding LysM peptidoglycan-binding domain-containing protein, which yields MEITNHTVVLDETLSEIAVRYKTNVAQLRKMNPFIRYPDVIMPGWNLSVPSIDQTSAAATPAATPPSPLAPPPKAEGASEAATKPIDLGPAKSFETACAPGFKDQPKPCDNTYGTAIYATDEEEFWLLPERAAASMKEAMHTLENQIAPSKSRDERLKGLDQSGLLSYFLEPKLSNFLEGEQRQRMEEIEAQEPNIEMDPGMVLRSRQEAKRAQEKDAPKAEAPKADPQRSRMDQLQADIDAQNRIRNDYGVLHKLRSEWLALKRVAIAAAQAKGFSYENGTVFAPEAIEARARVQNYLEKRKALIEADGIKPVPREEIAKLLETDKKKRDELQTCMRTCEGDTYAYIAWKNSEAPSFAYHEYTDAIIKVAEYGIALPEYALISGGDITSGVEQFKLYLDTETRQSDINKRLREKYKNWIEATGQNAQAPAGLVEAERLEWDRLQVVKQGLHEKAKQKVAADKIRRHLLWEPEQFEPQPIDRLVKDGFPLREVSTVGANGAPLKWFSLLNIKEVPKLVAEDLKKSADKLKESLKKVENIPKNGDGGAAKNSAQKTFAQWLESQGALRIGDQVGDWFDANGWFSIEKFYSFLGSKGYKVTELEDAGARQEWGEHLKQVVFKKSVRGEVRLFDKSPQAQFVRCLAPPQKRLHGEVKTEGPSYSAAEGFQASASASLSFDLARGEVELLKVDMPTRANAKDVTVDYYLEGNPQVQVMNLGRMSFHFGARAWGYAGASLMLAGSIELAPITGNTKYGATLSAVKPAQREDAAAKAERKDHEDKVAAKVTAGDTSPTPDLQYQSKAMTAVDTKSSGQVMSGRAANIQIEDGMKASFNLFAGVQAGIELTGALNWAPPKELAALRAGPSTGINNKEEATSASQWLTLANLSGSLGAAYGAGLQGNAGVSLDKGKFILNLKATVVLGPGASGSFKFEVGYEAVVELINIYRRELYKAKGKAISWITPEAAEQASSLNALGAIGLDVTMVYMMGVDAIMSLYEAMMSGGKGGVIADTIVRYQNQEELKRWFVEATPEALGPILLTLISRPEEFSVTTVSASESSSEDVKQEYNRDEAFLLQQQAISRIINWIATESSSSETLPLAQQQFEDACKSMNKFGIKGNNPGQDYCENKYKLDTFMSEAVLRMTRTDGETFRTMYKTNVRKLGQRMDGLCKLDLHQNSYNPVSSMKYIGT from the coding sequence ATGGAAATCACCAATCACACCGTCGTTCTTGATGAAACCCTCAGCGAAATTGCCGTTCGCTACAAAACCAACGTTGCGCAACTACGCAAGATGAACCCTTTTATTCGCTACCCGGACGTGATCATGCCGGGTTGGAATTTGAGTGTGCCCAGCATCGACCAGACCTCCGCGGCAGCAACGCCCGCCGCAACGCCGCCGTCGCCATTGGCACCGCCGCCAAAGGCTGAAGGCGCGAGCGAGGCGGCGACCAAGCCTATCGACCTGGGCCCGGCAAAATCCTTCGAAACCGCGTGCGCACCAGGCTTCAAGGATCAACCCAAGCCCTGCGACAACACGTATGGCACAGCGATTTATGCAACCGACGAAGAAGAGTTCTGGTTGTTGCCTGAGCGCGCAGCCGCCTCCATGAAAGAGGCCATGCATACGCTGGAAAACCAGATTGCACCGAGCAAATCCCGCGATGAACGCCTCAAGGGCTTGGACCAAAGTGGCTTGTTGAGCTACTTCCTCGAGCCAAAACTGAGCAATTTCCTCGAGGGCGAACAGCGCCAGCGAATGGAAGAAATTGAAGCGCAGGAACCGAATATCGAAATGGACCCGGGTATGGTCCTTCGTAGTCGGCAAGAGGCGAAACGCGCTCAAGAGAAAGACGCGCCCAAAGCTGAGGCGCCGAAAGCCGATCCTCAACGCTCGCGCATGGATCAACTTCAAGCGGATATCGATGCGCAAAACCGCATTCGTAATGATTATGGCGTTCTGCACAAGTTGCGAAGCGAGTGGTTAGCCCTGAAGAGGGTCGCTATCGCCGCAGCGCAAGCAAAAGGCTTCAGTTACGAAAACGGCACCGTGTTCGCTCCCGAGGCCATCGAAGCCCGCGCTCGGGTGCAGAATTATCTGGAAAAACGCAAAGCGTTGATCGAGGCGGATGGCATCAAGCCCGTGCCACGGGAAGAGATCGCCAAGCTGCTGGAAACAGACAAGAAAAAGCGCGATGAGCTGCAGACCTGCATGAGAACTTGCGAGGGTGACACCTACGCTTACATCGCCTGGAAGAATAGCGAAGCGCCTTCGTTTGCTTATCACGAGTACACCGACGCCATCATCAAAGTGGCCGAGTACGGCATCGCCCTGCCCGAGTACGCGTTGATCAGCGGCGGTGACATCACTTCTGGTGTCGAGCAGTTCAAGTTGTACCTCGACACTGAAACTCGTCAGTCTGATATCAACAAACGGCTGCGTGAAAAGTACAAAAACTGGATTGAAGCGACCGGTCAGAATGCCCAAGCGCCCGCAGGGCTGGTCGAGGCTGAACGTCTCGAGTGGGATCGTCTGCAAGTCGTCAAACAGGGATTGCACGAAAAGGCCAAGCAAAAAGTTGCTGCAGACAAAATTCGACGCCACTTGCTGTGGGAGCCGGAACAATTCGAACCGCAACCGATTGACCGTCTCGTGAAAGATGGCTTCCCTTTGCGAGAAGTCAGTACCGTGGGCGCGAATGGCGCGCCATTAAAATGGTTCAGTCTGCTCAACATTAAAGAAGTGCCGAAGCTGGTCGCCGAAGACCTGAAAAAATCCGCCGACAAGCTTAAGGAAAGCCTTAAGAAAGTTGAAAACATTCCAAAGAATGGTGACGGTGGCGCGGCCAAGAACAGTGCACAAAAGACATTCGCGCAATGGCTGGAAAGTCAGGGCGCACTAAGAATCGGTGATCAGGTTGGCGATTGGTTTGATGCCAACGGCTGGTTCAGCATCGAGAAGTTCTACAGTTTTCTCGGCAGTAAAGGTTACAAGGTCACTGAACTTGAAGACGCTGGCGCCCGCCAGGAATGGGGCGAGCACCTCAAGCAAGTGGTGTTCAAAAAGAGTGTTCGTGGCGAAGTCCGGCTTTTCGACAAAAGCCCACAGGCGCAATTTGTTCGCTGCCTGGCGCCGCCGCAGAAAAGATTGCACGGCGAAGTAAAAACCGAAGGCCCCTCCTACTCCGCAGCCGAAGGTTTCCAGGCATCCGCCAGCGCATCACTGAGCTTTGACCTGGCGCGCGGTGAAGTTGAACTGCTGAAGGTCGACATGCCAACGCGTGCCAACGCCAAGGACGTGACCGTGGATTACTACCTCGAAGGTAATCCTCAGGTGCAGGTCATGAACCTGGGTCGCATGTCCTTCCACTTCGGCGCCCGCGCCTGGGGCTACGCCGGCGCATCGCTCATGCTTGCCGGCAGCATCGAACTTGCGCCTATAACCGGCAACACCAAATACGGCGCGACACTCAGTGCCGTCAAACCGGCGCAACGCGAAGACGCCGCAGCGAAGGCCGAACGCAAAGACCATGAAGACAAAGTTGCCGCCAAAGTGACCGCTGGCGACACCAGCCCCACCCCGGACCTGCAATACCAATCCAAGGCAATGACCGCCGTCGACACTAAATCGAGCGGGCAAGTTATGTCGGGCCGCGCGGCCAACATCCAGATCGAAGATGGCATGAAAGCCAGCTTCAATCTGTTTGCCGGCGTACAAGCAGGCATCGAACTGACCGGCGCCCTGAACTGGGCCCCACCCAAAGAACTCGCCGCACTGCGCGCTGGCCCTTCCACTGGAATCAACAACAAGGAAGAAGCCACCAGCGCCAGCCAATGGCTAACGCTGGCCAACCTCAGCGGTTCCTTGGGCGCGGCCTACGGCGCAGGCCTGCAAGGCAACGCGGGTGTATCCCTCGACAAAGGTAAATTCATCCTCAACCTCAAAGCCACCGTCGTCCTCGGCCCGGGAGCAAGTGGCAGTTTCAAATTTGAAGTGGGTTATGAAGCGGTTGTAGAGCTGATTAATATTTATCGTCGGGAGTTGTACAAAGCGAAAGGCAAGGCGATTAGCTGGATTACGCCGGAGGCGGCTGAGCAGGCATCCAGCCTCAATGCACTTGGCGCAATCGGTCTAGATGTCACCATGGTCTACATGATGGGAGTGGATGCCATTATGAGTCTGTATGAAGCGATGATGAGTGGTGGCAAGGGGGGCGTGATTGCTGACACGATTGTGCGATATCAAAATCAAGAGGAGCTGAAAAGGTGGTTTGTGGAAGCCACCCCTGAAGCATTGGGCCCAATTCTCTTGACTCTTATTTCGAGGCCGGAGGAATTCTCCGTAACTACAGTTAGTGCCAGCGAAAGCTCATCTGAAGACGTAAAACAAGAATACAACAGAGATGAAGCGTTTTTGCTGCAACAGCAAGCAATCAGCAGAATAATCAACTGGATCGCGACAGAAAGCTCGAGCTCTGAAACTCTTCCCCTCGCCCAACAGCAGTTTGAAGACGCCTGCAAATCAATGAATAAGTTTGGTATCAAAGGTAATAATCCAGGCCAGGATTATTGTGAAAACAAATACAAATTAGATACTTTTATGTCTGAGGCAGTTCTACGGATGACGAGAACGGATGGCGAAACGTTCAGAACGATGTATAAAACAAATGTTAGAAAACTTGGGCAGCGGATGGACGGACTGTGCAAGCTCGACCTGCATCAAAATAGTTACAACCCAGTAAGCTCCATGAAATATATCGGAACATGA
- a CDS encoding DUF4123 domain-containing protein — MHVTAMNTLLAAPRYAFESLPREPSSQVLCFIIDRNRQPEAMSRLYRIGEPMNAQALFTTTDFADIADEGPVWLTAPWGSRLAAEATRLCEENHAGIALTAEDAEKALAHARWLLRANDGSGGQSLLSYHKPSLWAALAYTAGETSVQLFGPWQTVYSPAPSHFGKERGAWLSWTANSPLKWLGDGAAFNLPDNAATIQARLGWLYWVDEQYAAFGEPADERINDIAANLDLLLQSNIYEGEHLLKLASVVDGPLLETRPEAVAILQSREESFIKVEKLMQIASATSQ; from the coding sequence ATGCATGTAACCGCGATGAACACCCTGCTGGCCGCGCCTCGTTACGCCTTCGAGTCGTTGCCACGCGAACCGTCCAGCCAGGTGCTGTGTTTTATCATCGACCGCAATCGGCAACCGGAGGCGATGTCCCGGTTGTACCGCATCGGCGAACCGATGAACGCCCAGGCCTTGTTCACCACCACCGATTTCGCCGACATCGCCGACGAAGGTCCGGTCTGGCTGACCGCGCCCTGGGGCAGTCGTCTGGCGGCCGAAGCCACGCGGTTGTGCGAAGAAAACCACGCAGGCATTGCCCTGACGGCAGAAGATGCCGAAAAAGCCCTCGCCCATGCGCGCTGGTTATTGCGCGCCAATGACGGCTCTGGCGGTCAGAGTCTGTTGAGCTATCACAAACCGAGTCTGTGGGCCGCGCTGGCCTACACCGCGGGCGAAACCTCGGTGCAATTATTCGGGCCTTGGCAAACGGTCTACAGCCCTGCGCCCAGCCACTTCGGCAAAGAACGCGGCGCGTGGTTGTCGTGGACAGCCAACTCGCCGCTGAAGTGGCTGGGCGACGGCGCGGCATTCAACCTTCCCGACAACGCCGCAACGATTCAAGCGCGACTGGGTTGGTTGTATTGGGTCGATGAGCAATATGCCGCATTCGGGGAACCGGCTGACGAGCGTATCAATGACATTGCCGCGAACCTGGACCTTTTGCTGCAGAGCAACATCTACGAAGGTGAACATTTACTCAAGCTCGCCTCCGTCGTCGACGGGCCTTTGCTTGAAACGCGGCCAGAAGCCGTAGCCATCCTGCAATCCAGGGAAGAGTCGTTCATCAAGGTTGAGAAGTTGATGCAGATCGCATCGGCCACCTCCCAATGA
- a CDS encoding type VI secretion system Vgr family protein, whose protein sequence is MLDANATHISLTLEGVSADLQVLSFVGREAINQPFCFDIELVSARPDLKLEELLHKPGSLTFGATGEGIIHGQVYRIEQGDSGKKLTRYSISLVPQLAYLRHNHDQQIFQHLTVPKIIGQVLEARGILSDAYSFQLGAIYPERDYCVQYDESDLDFIQRLCEEEGIHFHFQHSASGHKLVFGDDQTVFRKLAPVSYQQDSGMAAEKPVIKRFNLRLETRTTRVSRRDYDFEKPRILPEGSAKTEFEPELEDYDYPGRFTDRERGKQLATRALERHRSDYKLAEGKGDQPTLVSGHFLALSEHPRAEWNDLWLLLEVVHEGKQPQVLGENVTSDVTHNKDDFHQGYRNRFLATPWDAHFRPALEHPKPKILGSQTAIVTGPAGEEIHTDQYGRVKVQFHWDRDGQANDTTSCWLRVATGWAGNAYGGIAIPRVGMEVLVSFMEGDPDQPLVTGCLYHKENVVPYDLPANKTRSTFKTLSSPGGKGYNEFRIEDKKGAEQIYLHAQRDWDENIEHDQKIRIGNERHDTVEANVYSEFKVEEHRITHLDRKSETRADDHLTVAVTQHVKVGTAQFVEAGTEIHYHAGEKVVVEGGMELTAKAGGSFVKVDAGGVTISGATVKVNSGGGPGSGTPAAPLLPGPMKVADADVAGKAPLPSRLNESGITPLCGKQSNGACTRKDCTCM, encoded by the coding sequence ATGCTGGACGCGAACGCAACCCATATTTCCCTCACGCTGGAAGGTGTTTCCGCTGACCTGCAAGTGCTCAGTTTCGTCGGTCGCGAAGCCATCAACCAACCGTTCTGTTTCGACATCGAACTGGTCAGCGCGCGCCCCGACCTGAAACTCGAAGAGCTGCTGCACAAGCCCGGCAGCCTGACCTTCGGCGCCACCGGCGAAGGCATCATCCACGGCCAGGTCTATCGCATCGAGCAAGGCGACTCCGGCAAAAAGCTGACTCGCTACAGCATCAGCCTGGTGCCGCAACTCGCCTATCTGCGACACAACCACGACCAGCAAATCTTCCAGCATCTGACGGTGCCGAAGATCATCGGCCAGGTCCTCGAAGCACGCGGCATCTTGTCCGACGCGTATAGCTTCCAGCTCGGCGCGATCTACCCGGAACGCGACTACTGCGTGCAGTACGACGAATCCGACCTCGATTTCATCCAGCGCCTGTGCGAAGAAGAAGGCATTCACTTCCACTTCCAGCACTCGGCCAGCGGCCACAAACTGGTGTTCGGCGATGACCAGACGGTCTTCCGCAAACTTGCGCCCGTGAGCTACCAGCAAGACTCCGGCATGGCCGCCGAAAAACCGGTGATCAAACGCTTCAACCTGCGCCTGGAAACCCGCACCACGCGCGTCAGCCGTCGCGACTACGACTTCGAGAAACCGCGCATCCTCCCCGAAGGCTCGGCCAAGACCGAGTTCGAACCGGAACTCGAAGACTACGACTACCCCGGCCGCTTCACCGACCGCGAGCGCGGCAAGCAGCTGGCGACCCGCGCCCTCGAGCGCCACCGCAGCGACTACAAACTCGCCGAAGGCAAAGGTGATCAACCGACCTTGGTCAGCGGCCATTTCCTGGCCCTGAGCGAACACCCGCGCGCCGAGTGGAACGACCTCTGGCTGCTGCTGGAAGTGGTCCACGAAGGCAAACAGCCGCAAGTACTCGGCGAAAACGTCACCAGCGACGTCACCCACAACAAAGATGATTTCCATCAGGGCTACCGCAACCGCTTCCTCGCCACCCCGTGGGACGCGCATTTCCGCCCAGCCCTCGAACACCCGAAACCGAAAATCCTTGGCAGCCAGACCGCCATCGTCACCGGCCCGGCCGGCGAAGAAATCCACACCGACCAGTACGGCCGGGTCAAAGTGCAATTCCACTGGGACCGCGACGGCCAGGCCAACGACACCACCTCGTGCTGGCTGCGCGTCGCCACTGGCTGGGCCGGCAATGCCTACGGCGGCATCGCCATCCCGCGCGTCGGCATGGAAGTGCTGGTGTCATTCATGGAAGGCGACCCCGACCAGCCGCTGGTCACCGGTTGCCTGTACCACAAGGAAAACGTCGTCCCCTACGACCTCCCGGCGAACAAAACCCGCAGCACCTTCAAAACCCTCAGCTCCCCGGGCGGCAAGGGCTACAACGAGTTTCGCATCGAAGACAAGAAAGGCGCGGAGCAGATCTACCTGCACGCCCAGCGCGACTGGGACGAAAACATCGAGCACGACCAGAAAATCCGCATCGGCAACGAGCGGCACGACACCGTCGAAGCGAATGTTTACAGCGAGTTCAAGGTTGAAGAACACCGCATAACGCACTTGGACCGCAAGAGCGAAACCCGCGCCGATGATCACCTGACCGTGGCCGTGACCCAGCATGTGAAGGTCGGAACGGCGCAGTTTGTCGAGGCCGGAACCGAGATTCACTATCACGCCGGGGAAAAGGTGGTGGTCGAGGGAGGCATGGAACTGACGGCCAAGGCTGGCGGGAGCTTTGTGAAGGTAGATGCGGGGGGCGTGACGATCAGTGGCGCCACCGTCAAGGTCAACTCTGGTGGCGGACCGGGTTCAGGCACGCCTGCCGCGCCATTGCTGCCAGGACCGATGAAAGTCGCCGATGCGGATGTCGCCGGCAAGGCGCCGCTGCCGAGCCGCCTCAACGAGTCAGGGATCACGCCGTTGTGCGGCAAACAGAGCAACGGTGCTTGCACCCGTAAGGATTGCACATGCATGTAA
- a CDS encoding OprD family porin — translation MRPPFPLTTARQSLGFGALVLCAGFTAPVQASGFIDDTTAKIESRTVYFNRDFRDGHTSNDQGASKREESAQGFILNLQSGYTEGPVGLGIDAIGMFGLKLDSSADSSNSGLLPSSGENPRGSKDQYAKLGLTAKVRMSQSVFKYGALLPDVPLLKYNDGRLLPTMFNGAMLTSKEVKDLTFMAARLDQYTARDSTDSQDIRVHCKNKRYACNTTADHFDMVGFDYKINDRLTAQYHYAELEDIYRQHFVGLLANQALAGGVLKADLRVLKSPDSGDARAGSIDNRALSAMLAYAISGHTFSAGWQRMNGDNSMPYLDGTNPYLVNYVQVNDFAAAQERSWQVRYDYDFKAIGINGLSFLTRYVNGDHIKVLGSEQEGKEWERDSELKYVVQSGTFKDVSVRLRNATYRTNYQKFARDVDETRVIFSYNFSVL, via the coding sequence ATGCGTCCCCCATTTCCCCTCACCACCGCGCGCCAGTCACTCGGCTTCGGCGCTTTAGTGCTGTGCGCCGGTTTTACCGCGCCGGTTCAGGCCAGCGGTTTTATCGACGACACCACGGCGAAAATCGAATCGCGCACGGTGTATTTCAACCGCGATTTTCGTGATGGGCACACCAGTAACGACCAAGGCGCCTCCAAGCGTGAAGAGTCGGCGCAGGGTTTTATTCTCAATTTGCAATCGGGTTACACCGAAGGCCCAGTAGGTTTGGGCATCGATGCAATCGGCATGTTTGGACTCAAACTGGATTCCAGCGCCGACAGCAGCAACAGTGGTTTGCTGCCATCTAGCGGCGAGAACCCGCGCGGTTCGAAAGACCAATACGCCAAACTTGGCTTGACCGCGAAAGTGCGCATGTCGCAAAGCGTATTTAAGTACGGCGCACTGTTACCCGACGTGCCATTGCTCAAATACAATGACGGCCGATTGCTGCCGACGATGTTCAACGGCGCAATGCTCACCTCAAAAGAAGTCAAAGACCTGACCTTTATGGCGGCGCGGCTGGACCAGTACACCGCGCGGGATTCGACCGATTCCCAAGACATCCGCGTGCACTGCAAGAACAAGCGTTACGCCTGTAACACCACGGCTGACCACTTCGACATGGTTGGTTTCGATTACAAGATCAATGATCGCCTGACCGCGCAATATCACTACGCCGAGCTCGAAGATATCTATCGCCAGCACTTTGTCGGGTTATTGGCCAATCAAGCGTTGGCTGGCGGCGTGCTGAAAGCGGATCTGCGGGTATTGAAAAGTCCCGACAGCGGCGACGCACGCGCGGGCTCTATCGATAACCGCGCGTTGAGCGCAATGTTGGCTTACGCGATCAGTGGCCACACGTTCAGCGCCGGTTGGCAGCGCATGAATGGCGACAATTCGATGCCTTACCTGGATGGCACTAATCCGTATTTGGTCAACTACGTGCAAGTCAACGACTTCGCCGCTGCGCAAGAGCGTTCGTGGCAAGTGCGGTATGACTATGACTTCAAGGCCATCGGGATTAACGGTTTGAGTTTCCTGACCCGCTATGTGAACGGGGATCACATCAAAGTGCTCGGCAGTGAGCAGGAGGGTAAAGAGTGGGAACGCGACAGCGAACTCAAGTACGTGGTGCAGAGCGGGACGTTCAAGGACGTCAGCGTGCGTTTGCGTAACGCGACGTACCGGACCAACTACCAAAAGTTTGCCCGCGACGTGGATGAAACGCGGGTGATCTTCAGTTACAACTTTTCGGTGTTGTGA
- a CDS encoding transglycosylase SLT domain-containing protein: MNARLTAGLLLLTTLLAGCGTSPPRSPNDICEIFREKSDWYDAAQVTQKRWGVPIQVPFAIMYQESGYRHNAKTPRKYLLWIIPWGRVSTASGYAQAKDEVWSDYQKSTGRNWADREDFDDAIDFVGWYMDKTATINGVYKYDAYGQYLNYHEGWGGYRNKTYASKAWLMNTAGIVKGRSDLYARQYAGCKEDLNRGFWSRFWHWL, encoded by the coding sequence TTGAACGCAAGGCTAACGGCTGGACTTTTGTTACTCACGACGTTGCTGGCCGGTTGCGGCACTTCGCCCCCTCGCTCGCCGAACGATATCTGTGAAATCTTTCGCGAAAAGAGCGACTGGTACGACGCCGCACAAGTCACGCAAAAACGCTGGGGCGTACCGATCCAAGTGCCGTTCGCGATCATGTACCAAGAGTCCGGTTACCGTCACAACGCCAAGACGCCGCGCAAATACCTGCTCTGGATCATCCCGTGGGGCCGGGTGTCGACCGCGTCGGGTTATGCGCAAGCCAAGGATGAGGTCTGGTCTGACTACCAGAAGAGCACCGGCCGCAACTGGGCCGACCGCGAAGATTTCGATGACGCCATCGACTTCGTTGGCTGGTACATGGACAAAACCGCCACCATCAATGGCGTCTACAAATACGATGCGTACGGCCAATACCTCAACTACCACGAAGGCTGGGGCGGCTATCGCAATAAAACCTACGCCAGCAAAGCGTGGCTGATGAATACCGCCGGCATTGTCAAAGGTCGCTCAGACCTTTATGCGCGGCAATACGCAGGCTGCAAGGAAGATTTGAATCGCGGCTTCTGGAGCCGGTTCTGGCATTGGCTGTAA
- a CDS encoding carbohydrate kinase family protein — MYLVCGEALFDFFSEDDASGLASEVNFKAIAGGSPFNVAVGLRRLGVDSALFAGLSTDYLGRRLQQVLQEEGVRADYLVDFAAPTTLAMVAVGANGSPHYSFRGEGCADRQLRLEHLPELGPQVRGLHIGSFSLVVQPIADTLLALVGRESGKRLISLDPNVRLNPEPNIDLWRSRIAELVELADLIKVSDEDLSLLYPEQDPQRVIESWLTHRCQLVFLTRGGEGASVFSRAHGSWSVPACSVTIADTVGAGDTFQAALITWLTEQQLDSVDGVQRLSREQIDAMLKFAVQAAALTCGKTGPDLPYRHQLELR; from the coding sequence ATGTATCTGGTGTGTGGCGAAGCGCTGTTCGATTTCTTCAGCGAAGACGATGCCAGCGGTCTGGCTTCAGAAGTGAATTTCAAGGCGATTGCCGGCGGTTCGCCGTTCAACGTTGCGGTGGGTTTGCGCCGCTTGGGCGTGGACTCTGCGCTGTTTGCCGGGCTGTCCACCGACTACCTCGGCCGCCGTTTGCAACAGGTGTTGCAGGAAGAAGGCGTGCGCGCGGATTACCTGGTGGACTTCGCCGCGCCGACTACCCTGGCGATGGTCGCGGTTGGCGCCAACGGCTCGCCGCACTACAGCTTTCGCGGTGAAGGCTGCGCAGATCGGCAATTGCGCCTCGAACACCTGCCGGAACTCGGGCCGCAGGTGCGCGGTTTGCACATCGGATCATTCTCGCTGGTGGTCCAGCCGATTGCCGATACTCTGCTCGCACTGGTCGGCCGCGAAAGCGGCAAACGCCTGATCAGCCTCGACCCGAACGTGCGCTTGAACCCCGAGCCAAACATCGACCTGTGGCGCTCGCGGATTGCCGAGCTGGTTGAGTTGGCCGACCTGATCAAGGTCAGCGACGAAGATTTGAGCCTGCTGTACCCCGAGCAGGATCCGCAGCGGGTGATCGAAAGTTGGCTGACCCACCGCTGCCAATTGGTGTTCCTGACCCGTGGCGGCGAAGGCGCGAGCGTGTTCAGTCGGGCGCATGGCTCGTGGTCAGTGCCGGCGTGTTCAGTGACGATTGCCGATACCGTCGGCGCTGGCGATACCTTCCAGGCTGCGCTGATTACCTGGCTGACCGAACAGCAACTGGACTCGGTGGACGGCGTGCAGCGCCTGAGCCGTGAGCAGATCGACGCCATGCTCAAGTTTGCCGTGCAAGCGGCGGCGCTGACGTGCGGCAAGACTGGGCCGGATTTGCCGTATCGGCATCAGTTGGAATTGCGCTAA